A genomic window from Silene latifolia isolate original U9 population chromosome Y, ASM4854445v1, whole genome shotgun sequence includes:
- the LOC141630203 gene encoding uncharacterized protein LOC141630203, whose translation MDFLRQKEKAHWITEGDANFSYFHGVIRARRNKNFIQHIKDHRDQLFTDEEGIQNDLLLFCKGDVQSMMLILRTFSTFSISSGLRMSKGKSNAYFNGVRDNIKHEILQVSGMMEGALPFRSLGAKKLSYAGRLVLVKAVLKTFHIYWASMFIFPTGIIHNIEAICRNFLWDGGTNYIKTPLVSWDKICKAKEEGGLGLKDDILWNKAAVDKLVW comes from the exons ATGGACTTTCTGAGGCAGAAGGAAAAGGCCCACTGGATTACAGAAGGGGATGCCAACTTCTCTTATTTTCATGGTGTTATAAGAGCAAGGAGGAACAAGAACTTTATTCAGCATATCAAGGATCATAGGGACCAACTTTTTACTGATGAAGAGGGGATACAAA ATGATTTGCTCCTTTTCTGTAAAGGAGATGTCCAATCCATGATGCTCATTTTAAGAACCTTCTCTACTTTTTCTATATCTTCTGGCCTTAGAATGAGCAAAGGGAAATCTAATGCGTATTTTAATGGAGTAAGGGACAATATTAAACATGAAATCTTGCAAGTTTCTGGGATGATGGAGGGTGCTCTTCCTTTTAG ATCTCTTGGTGCAAAAAAACTTTCATATGCAGGGAGATTAGTGCTTGTCAAGGCGGTACTAAAAACTTTCCACATCTACTGGGCCTCGATGTTCATTTTCCCAACTGGAATTATACACAACATTGAAGCTATTTGCAGGAACTTCCTATGGGATGGTGGCACTAATTATATAAAGACTCCCTTGGTTTCATGGGACAAAATTTGCAAAGCTAAAGAGGAAGGGGGACTTGGACTCAAGGATGACATACTTTGGAACAAGGCGGCAGTAGATAAGCTGGTGTGGTGA